The region GATCAGGTGGCGGCGATGACGCAATATATCAATAGCGGCACCTCGCCGATTATTCAGGCAGGGGCGGTGGCTGCCATCGAGCAAGGTGAGCCACTCGTGGCCGACATTCGCGACCGTGTGAAAACCGGTCTGGATATCGTCTATGACGGCCTGTCGCAGATCAATTCCATCATCCTGCCCGAAAAGCCGCAAGGCGGCATGTATGCCTTCTTCAGTTTGGACGGCGTGCCGGATGCCCGTGAAGCCTGCACCATGATCCTGGAAAAGGCACGCGTTGGGCTCGCCCCCGGCCACCTCTTCGGCGACGTTTCCAACGGCTTCATCCGGCTTTGCGTGTTCCGCGATCATGCGCGCCTGAAGACCGCCGTAGACCGCATGGTCGAAGCATTGCGCTGACGAGACCAAAGGCTTGGCTGCGTTGCGCGTGGCCAAGCCAAGCCAACCGAGGGGAAGAGTGGCCATGGCGAGTGATTTTCTGGAAAGCCTGAAAGCCGAACTCGGCTCCGATGTGGCGTTTGGTTCGGAGATTCCGGCCCGGTTTCACACGGATTGGTCCGGCATGACCCCAGTCGTACCATTGGCGTTGGTTCGGCCAAGAACCACAGAACAGGTGTCGCAGACGCTCAAACTCTGCAATCAGTACAAGATCCCCGTCACGCCGCAAGGTGGCCTGACGGGTCTTGCAGGTGGTGCGCGACCCATCGAAGGCGGCGTGGCATTGTCGCTCGACCGGATGAATGCGATCGAAGAGATTGATACGGTCATGGCAACCATGACCGTCCAGGCCGGGGTACCACTGGGTGTCGCACAGAAAGCTGCCGAACATGCTGGCCTTTTTCTCGGCCTTGATCTCGGCGCCCGCGATAGCTGCGTCATCGGCGGCAACCTTGCGACCAATGCCGGAGGCAACCGCGTCATTCGCTTCGGCATGGCGCGGGAGCATGTGCTTGGGTTGGAGGTCGTTCTGCCGGATGGCACCATCGTCACGTCGCTCAACAAGATGTTGAAAAACAATGCGGGCTATGATCTCAAGCACATGTTCATCGGCTCGGAAGGAACACTCGGCATCATCACCCGTGCCGTCCTGCGGCTTCAGGCAAAGCCAGCCGATCTGGCGAGCGCCTTTTGCGGCTGCCCGGATTTTTCCTCGATGCTTGAATTGCTGAAGAGCGCACGCCAGCGTCTGGGGTCTGCGCTGACCTCGTTCGAAGTCATGTGGCCAAGCTTTTACGATTTCATGACCGGAAACCTGCCGCATCTGCGCCGCGCCTTTACTCATCCGCACGGCATCTATGTACTGATCGAAGCGGCGGGTCACGATGCCGATGATAATCGCGCGTCTCTCGAGGAACTGCTTGGCGAAGCACTTGAAGCGGGCTCCGTGTCCGACGCCATCCTGCCATCGTCAGAGCGAGAGGCTCAGTCTCTCTGGGCCGTGCGCGAAAGCGTGTCGGAATATGGCAAGCTGATGGGTCCGATGACAGCCTTCGATGTCGGCGTGCCAACCAGTGCCGCAGGCGAACTCGTGGATGAAATCGAAGCCGCTGTAAAGCACCGCTGGCCGGATGCAATCGGTCTGAGCTACGGCCATATCGGCGACAGCAACCTGCATTTCGTCTGCAACATTCCCTCTGCCGGGCAGCAACAGCCACACAAGGAGATTACCGAACTGGTCTTCAATTTCGTTGCGACCAGAGGCGGCACCATCTCTGCGGAACACGGCATCGGCCTATTGAAGAAGCCGTATCTGAACCTTTCCCGTACGCCGGAAGAACTGGCTATGATGGCAACGATCAAGCGTGCGGTCGACCCCAACAACATCATGAACCCGGGCAAAGTGTTCGACTGTCCTCCTCTCTGAGGCGTCATCCGTCCAAGTGTCCAATCAAATTAGTTTAAACATAAACTAATTCATGAAATCGATCCTGTTTCGGTTGACAACAGAGAATTGCAAACTTACTTTAACCTTCAAATAAATATCTGCCTCGACGCTTTAGTCGAAAACCGTGGAGGGTCACATGCGTATCGTCTGTGTTGGTGGAGGTCCTGCGGGACTGTATTTCGCACTGTTGATGAAGAAGTTGCATCCCGAGCATCAGGTGACGGTGGTGGAGCGCAACCGTCCCTATGACACCTTCGGATGGGGCGTTGTGTTTTCCGATCAGACCATGGCGTCGATGCAGGTCTGGGACAAGGACAGTGCCGACGAAATCCAGCAGGCGTTCAACCACTGGGACGATATCGAGGTCCTGTTCAAGGGCACCCGCCAGCGCACCACCGGCCACGGTTTCGTCGGCATCGGTCGCAAGAAACTGCTCAACATTCTTCAGGTACGTTGCGAAGCGTTGGGTGTCGAGCTTGTGTTCGAGACCGAAGTTCAAAGCGATCTGGATTATCCTGACGCCGATCTCCTGATCGTGTCGGATGGTCTCAACTCCAAAATCCGCAACAAGTATCAAGAGATTTTCGAGCCCGATCTGGTGGTGCGGCCAAACCGTTACATCTGGCTTGGCACCAACAAGCTGTTCGACGCCTTCACCTTCGATTTCCGTAAGACGGATCACGGCTGGTTCCAGGCGCATATCTACAAGTTCGATGAGAACACATCGACCTTCATCATCGAAACGACGGAAGAGGCCTATCAGGCCCACGGCCTCGGTGAGATGGACCAGCAGCAATCGATCGACTTCTGCCAGGACCTGTTTGCCGAGACGCTCGAGGGTTCCGAGTTGATGACCAATGCGCGCCACATGCGTGGCAGCGCCTGGCTGAACTTTACCCGGTTGATCTGCGGCAAGTGGAGCCATTTCAACGGCAACTCCCACGTGGTGCTGATGGGTGATGCCGCCCACACCGCCCATTTTGCCATCGGCTCCGGCACCAAGCTTGCCATCGATGACGCTATCGAGCTGGCCAACCAGTTCAACAAGGCCGGTCACGGCAAGGACAGCATTCCCGACGTTCTGAAAACCTATGAGGACATCCGCCGCGTCGATGTCGCCCGTATCCAGAATGCGGCGCGCAATGCCATGGAATGGTTCGAAGTGGTGGGCCAGCGTTATGCCGATACGCTTCCGCCCGAACAGTTCATGTATTCGATGCTGACCCGCTCGCAGCGTATTAGCCATGAAAATCTGCGCCTGCGCGACAAGGAGTGGCTGGAAGGCTATGAGCACTGGTTTGCCCAGCAATCCGGCCTTCAGGTAAAGGACAATGAGCGCTGCCTGCCGCCGATGTTCACGCCCTACACGCTGCGCGGCACCACGCTTGCCAACCGCATCGTCGTGTCGCCGATGGCGATGTACTCGGCGACCGATGGTTTGATAGACGACTTCCATATGGTGCATCTGGGCGCACGCGCCATGGGTGGCGCCGGTCTCGTCTTTGCCGAAATGACCTGCGTATCGCCCGATGCCCGCATTACCCCCGGTTGCCTGGGGCTGTGGAACGACGAGCAGATTGCCGGTTGGAAACGGTTCGTGGATTTTGCACATGCCAACAGCGCCGCCAAGGTCGGCATTCAGCTCGGCCATGCCGGGCGCAAGGGTGCGACGAAACTGGCCTGGGAAGGCATCGACCAGCCGCTGGAAACCGGCGCATGGCCGCTGTTTTCGGCGTCAGCCATACCCTATCTGAAACACAGTGTCGTTCCCAAGGCGATGGACCGGGCCGATATGGACCGCGTCAAGGCCGACTTCGTGGCCGCAACCAAGCGCGCGGCTGAAACCGGCGCGGACTGGCTGGAACTGCACTGCGCCCACGGCTATCTGTTGTCCAGCTTCCTGTCGCCGCTCACCAATCTGCGTGAAGATGAATATGGTGGCAGCCATGAGAATATGGCGCGCTATCCGCTGGAGGTGTTTGCCGCCGTGCGTGCAGCCTGGCCCGAGGACAAGCCAATTTCGGTTCGCCTCTCCTGCCATGACTGGGCCGAGGGCGGCAACACGCCTGAGGATGCGGCCATCTATGCCCAGATGTTCAAGGATGCGGGTGCGGACCTGATCGACTGCTCGTCCGGTCAGGTATCGAAAGAAGAAAAGCCGGTTTATGGCCGCCTCTTCCAGACGCCGTTCTCGGACAAGATACGCAACGAAATCGGCATCCCGACCATCGCCGTCGGTGCGATCTCGGAGGCCGACCACGCCAACTCCATCATCTCGGCAGGTCGTGCGGATCTCTGCGCCGTTGCCCGTCCGCATCTTGCCGATCCATCCTGGGCTCTGCACGAAGCCGCCAAGATCGGCCTGAAATCCGTGGCATGGCCGAAGCAATACATGTCTGCGAAAGCGCAATACGAAGCCAATCTCGACCGCGCAGCGGCGGCAAAGTGAGGTCGGCATGGTAACGCAGACCCTTGCAGGCCGCCATGCGCTGGTGACAGGAGCCGGAAGCGGCATCGGTGCGGCGATTGCCATGACGCTGGCCAAGGCTGGAGCGAAGGTCACGCTGGCCGGTCGCCGTCGTCAGCCGCTGGAGGATGTGGCCGCTGCCATTGGCGGCGACTGCCTTGTTCTTGATGGTTTCGATGTCACCCAGCCGGACGCGATTGCCAAGGGCATGGAGACGGCGCGAGCAACATTCGGGCCGGTCTCTATTCTCGTCAACAATGCCGGTGAAGCGCCGAGTGCCTCGTTCGAGAAGACCACACTCGACATGTGGAGCCATGTTCTGTCAGTCGATCTCACCGGGGTTTTCAACGTCACGCAGGCAACGCTTGCCGATCTGAAGACGCACGGCGCGGGCGCGCGCATCATCAACGTCGCCTCGACAGCAGGTTTGACGGGTTATGCCTACGTATCCGCCTATTGCGCTGCAAAGCATGGCGTTATCGGCATGACGCGGGCGCTTGCGCTGGAACTGGCCAAAAAGGGCGTGACCGTCAATGCCGTCTGCCCTGGTTTTACCGATACGCCGATCATTCAGCACTCGCTGGAGACCATCATGGAAAAGACCGGTCGCAGCCGCGATCACGCCTTGGCCGAGTTCACCAAGTCAAACCCTCAGGGACGCCTGATCCAGCCGCAGGAAGTGGCCGACACCGTGCTGTGGCTTGCCTCACCGGGGGCTGGCTCCATCACGGGCCAAGCCATCGCGGTTGCCGGCGGCGAAATCATGGTTGGTTGAGCGAGAAAGAAGCGAGAGGACACATGCCTTTTACCCACTCCAAGCCGATGCGTTTTGGCGATTGCGACCTCACCGGCATCGCCTACCATCCGGCCTATCTGTCCATGCTGGTCGATGTCAACGAGGCGATGTTCGCTTCCTTTGGCGTGACCTGGAAAGAGATCATGTTCGAGCGCAAGCTGGGCTTGCCGACCGTGACCATGAACCTCGAATTCAAAAAGCCCGCCGTCTACGGCGATGTGCTGGATTTTGCCGTCCACGTGCGTTCCATCGGTCGCGCCTCGCTCGATCTGGAAACCATCGTCACGGTACGCGGTGACATCATCTGGACGGTGCGTCAGCGCATCGTGATGACCTCATTGACCGACCATAAATCCCATCCCTGGCCCGACGACATTCGCGCAGGCCTGACACGTTATCTGGAGCCAAAACATGATGCATGAAATCATCCAACCGGACGGTTGGGCAAAGCCCATCGGCTATTCCAACGGTATCAGCGCCCGTGGCCGCATCGTTCAGGTCGGCGGACAGATTGGCTGGGATGCGCATTGCCAGTTCCATTCCGATGACTTTGTCGATCAGGTTCGCCAGACGCTTTTGAACATCGTCAGCGTGCTGGAGGCTGCCAATGCCAAGCCTGAGCATCTCATTCAGATGACGTGGTACTTCACCGATCGCGAAGCCTACAAATCCCGCATGCGGGAAATCGGTGCCGTCTACCGTGAGATCATTGGCCGTCACTTTCCGCCCATGGCTGCCGTGCAAGTCGTGGCGCTAATGGAAGATCGCGCCAAGATCGAGATTCAGTCGCTCGCCGTCGTGCCGGACTGACAAACGTTCAAAGAGGAGGAGAATTCGATGACCAGCAAAGTCATGCCCGTGATTACCCGCAAGGGACAGGAAGATACCGGCACCGGCCAGTCCGGCGGTTGCGTGCGCATATCTGGCGTCAGCCCGCAGCACACGCCCGCCACCAAAATCTGGTTCGGCAAGGTCTCCAACGACCCCGGCTACCGCTCCTATCCGCACCACCACGGTGAAGCCGAGACAGGTGGTTACGTGCTGAAGGGCAAGGCCCGCATCTATTTCGGCGAGAACTGGCAAGAATTTCTCGACATGGAAGAAGGCGACTTCATCTTCGTACCGCCGAACTGGCCACATATCGAAGTCAACATGTCCACGACGGAAGAACTGGTCTGGCTAACGACCCGCACGCCCGACAACATCGTCGTCAATCTGCCCGACGTTGATGACAGCGTATTGGTTGGCTTCAGGAGAGCAGAATGAAACTGTTGAGACTAGGCGCGCTTGGTGCTGAAAAGCCCGCACTTCTGGCTGATGATGGCACATTGCGCGATCTCTCCGGCATCGTCTCCGACATCGCAGGCGAAGCTCTTGATGATGAGGCTCTAAACCGAATCCGCACCATTGATCCGGCAAGCCTGCCAGTCGTGTCCGCCGATCGCGTCGGTGCCTGCGTCGGCAATGTCGGCAAGTTCATTTGCGTCGGACTGAACTATGCCGACCATGCCAAGGAGACCGGCAAGGAGCCGCCTCCCGAGCCGATCCTGTTCATGAAGGCAACAACAGCGGTCGTCGGTCCCAATGACGATGTCGAAATACCCCGCACCTCCGCCAAGACCGACTGGGAGGTCGAGCTCGGCGTGGTCATCGGCAAACGCGCCAAATATGTCACCGAAGCCGATGCGTTGTCGCATGTCGCCGGTTATTGCGTGGTCAACGACGTGTCCGAGCGCGCCTTCCAGTCGGAACGAGGCGGGCAGTGGACCAAGGGCAAGAGCCACGACACCTTCGGCCCCATCGGCCCATGGCTGGTGACCCGTGACGAGGTTGCGGACCCGCAGAACCTGTCGCTCTGGCTCGATGTCGACGGCCAGCGTCGTCAGACAGGCAACACATCCACCATGATCTTCGGCGTTGCCCATCTCGTCAGCTATATCAGCCAGTTCATGACGCTGATGCCGGGCGACGTCATCGCCACCGGCACACCGCCGGGCGTCGGCATGGGCATCAAGCCAACGCCGGTCTTCCTTCAGCCCGGTCAGGTCATGACGCTCGGTATCGAAGGCCTGGGCGAACAGCGCCAGACCACCATCGCAGCGAGGGTATGACCATGAGCGATCTCAAGGGCCGTCTGGCCATCGTCACCGGCGGTGCGCGCGGACAGGGCGAAGCCGAAGCGCGGCTGTTTGCCTCCAAAGGTGCAGCCGTCATCATCGCCGATGTGCTTGACGAGGAAGGTCGCGCCCTGGCGCAGGCCTTGCAGGATGACGGGTTGGAAGCGCGTTTCATCCATCTCGATGTCACCGATCCCGAAAGCTGGGCTGGCGTCATCGCACTTGCCACCGAATGGAAGGGCCGCATCGATATTCTCGTCAACAATGCCGGCATCATCAATCGCTCGACGGTCGCGACGACAGGTCTGGAAGCATGGGAACGGGTGCTGAAGGTCAACCTGACCGGCGCCTTTCTCGGCATACAAGCGGTCACCGACCGCATGGCGGAAGGTGGCGGCGGTTCCATCATCAACATCTCATCCAATAGCGGCTTTTCCGGCCACTACGACCCTGCCTATACCGCCAGCAAATGGGGTCTGCGCGGCCTGACCCGCAGTGCGGCCATGGAGCTTGTCTCGAAAAACATCCGCGTCAACGCCGTCTGCCCTGGCCTCGTGGTCACCGGCCTCAACGCCAGCAGCCCGCATCTAAAGCCGATGATCGAGATGACGCCGATGAAGCGCAGCGGAAAGCCGGAAGAGATTGCCGAACTCGTGCTGTTTCTGGCGTCCGACGCATCCAGCTTCATGACCGGCGAAGACTTCGTCATCGATGGCGGCTTTACCGCAGGCGCTGCTTATCGGCGCGTCGCAGCCCAGACGAATATTTTCCCGGATTGAAATATGGCTGGCGGGAGATGCAAGCTCCCGCCCCTCTTGTGGAAGGTCGGTGGCAAAATGCGCCAGCGGCTAGCACTTCCTATGTTACTTGAACGTTCAAACATGTTGACGTGACCGCAGCGAATGGTGTTTGAGGTCTGCCGGCGTGCAAGGAACGGACATATGTCGGCAATCGACCTCGAAATCATCATCAGTGATACGCAGGAAGGCAAGAAACAGGAACTTCGCCTATGGTTGCGCCTGCTTTCGACGACGAAGTTGATTTCGCAGGAGATACGGCGCCGCCTGCGTCGCGAATTCGGGACGACTCTCCCGCAATTCGACCTGCTATCCCAGCTTTACCGCGAACCTGAAGGTTTGCGACTGGGCGAACTTTCAAAGCGCACCATGGTGACCAATGGCAATATCACCGGACTGGTGGAGCGGCTGGAGACGGATGGCTTCGTCCTTCGTCAGCGCCCAGCGGATGACCGGCGGGTTGTCGTGGCATGCCTGACCGAGAAAGGCCGCACGACCTTCGAAGCAATGGCTGAGGCACATGGCACATGGCTTGAAGATATGATGGGAGATGTCGATCCGATTGTAATTTCCGGCCTTCTCACCCATGTCGGACAAGTCAAGCAATCCGCGCGCAATCACCTGTCTGCCGATGATAAGGACGACATCTGATAGGACGTATTAGGTGGTTCCAAGAAATTTATAACTATCTGAATTTAATAATAAAATCTTTTTATCAAAGATGATTCTAGGTTGATACCTGAGATATGGTGCGCACCACTTCTGGCTGTAACACCGCGCCCTCTCCCCCTGCGGAATCCGGCAATTTACACATATATTTTATAGACGCAGATTTGCGTTTTTGGCAACTTCAAAAATTAGTACACACTTAAACTTTCTCTCTTGCCAGACCCACATTCCGATGCAATCCTGAACGAAAGGCAAAAAGCCGCATCGATAAGAATATGGGAACGATACTATGCTGGGACCGTCAGGCCATCAGGATACCTTTGCCCGCGATAACCTCCCGCCCTTCGAAGAATGGCCGGACATCAAGCTCGATGGGTTCCAATATCCCGACTGGATGAATGCAGGCGTCGAGCTGACCGACCGCATGGTCGAACGCGGCTTCGGCGACCGCACCGCCCTCATCGGCAATGGCCGACGTCGCACCTACAAAGAGCTTTCCGACTGGACGAACCGCATCGCACGTGCGCTCACGGAAGATTACGGCCTCAAGCCGGGCAACCGCGTTCTCATCCGTTCAGCCAACAACCCCGCCATGGTCGCCTGCTGGCTGGCTGCGACGAAGGCAGGCGCGGTCGTGGTCAACACCATGCCCATGCTGCGCGCCGGTGAGCTGACGAAAATCATCGACAAGGCGGAAATCACCGTCGCGCTGTGCGACACACGCCTGATGGATGAGCTGGTGATGGCCGCAAAGGATAGCGACTATCTCACCCAGGTAATCGGCTTCGACGGCACCGCCAACCACGATGCCGAGCTGGACAGAGCAGCGCTCAACAAGCCGGTTCAGTTCGAAGCGGCACAAACCGGCCGTGATGACGTCGCCCTGCTCGGCTTCACATCGGGCTCAACCGGTGTACCCAAAGCGACGATGCATTTTCACCGCGACATCCTCATCATCGCCGATGCCTATGCCCGCGAAGTGCTCGATGTCAAAGAAGACGACATCTTCGTCGGCTCACCGCCCCTCGCCTTCACCTTCGGCCTCGGCGGTCTGGCGGTCTTCCCCCTGCGCTTCGGCGCGAGTGCAGCGCTTCTCGAAAGCGCGACACCGCCGAACATGATCGAGATCATCGAGACCTACAAGGCCACCATCTGCTTCACGGCGCCCACTGCATATCGTGCCATGCTGGCAGCGATGGACGAAGGTGCCGACCTGTCGTCGCTGCGACTTGCGATTTCCGCTGGCGAAACGCTACCGGCGCCTGTCTTCGAGGAATGGGTGAGAAAGACCGGCAAGCCCATTCTGGACGGCATCGGCGGTACGGAAATGCTGCATATCTTCATTTCCAACCGCCCGGATGATTTCAAGCCCGGCTGCACCGGCAAGCCGCTGACCGGCTATAAGGCCTTGGTGGTGGATGCCGACATGAAGGAAGTGCCGCGCGGTACGCCCGGACATCTGGTCGTCAAGGGGCCCATCGGCTGCCGCTACCTTGCCGATGATCGTCAGCGCAAATTCGTCCGCGATGGCTGGAACCTGCCCGGCGATACCTTCGTGCAGGATGAAGATGGCTATTTCCACTTTTCCGCTCGCTCCGACGACATGATCGTGTCCGCTGGCTACAATATTGCCGGGCCCGAAGTCGAGGCAGCACTTTTGAAGCATGAGGCTGTCAGAGAATGCGCCGTGATCGGTGCAGCTGACGATATTCGTGGGACGATCGTCGAAGCGCATATCGTACTGGCGCCCGGCTTTGACGCCTGTGATGCGATGGCCAAGCTGTTGCAAAATCACGTCAAGGCGGTCATCGCGCCCTACAAATATCCGCGCTCGGTCGTCTTCACCGATATGCTTCCAAAGACCGAATCCGGCAAGATCCAGCGGTTCAGACTGAAACAGCGCGAGGCAGTATAACAGCAAACGCACATGAAACCTCGCCAGAGGTGATTGCAAGTCGTCATATGATTGTGGATGGTAACGTTTCGTCAGTCACGGGCTGAGCGGAACAGAAAAACAAAACGGGGAACACGACATGAAGACAATACTTGCCACGACGACACTGGCGCTCAGCCTTTGCGTATCCAGCCTTGCCATGGCCGAACCGCTGAAGATCGGCATGATCACCACCCTTTCCGGTGGCGGTGCGGGCCTTGGCGTCGATACGCGTGACGGCTTCATGCTGGCCATCAAGCAATCTGGCAACAAGGACATCACAGTCATCACCGAAGACGATGCCCAAAAGCCGGAACTGGCGGTTCAGATTGCCGACAAGATGATCCAGAGCGACAATGTCGACGTGCTGACCGGCATCGTCTGGTCCAACCTGTTGATGGCCGTCGTTCCGGGCGCTGTCGCACAGGGCAAGTTCTATGTTTCGACTAATGCGGCACCGGCGGCCTTGGCCGGTCAGGGCTGCAACAAGCTTTATTTCAACGCGGCATATCAGAACGACAATCTTCATGAAGCCATGGGCGAATACGCCAATAAGGGTTTCAAGAAGATGTTCATTCTCGCGCCGAACTATCCGGCTGGTAAGGATTCGCTTGCCGGTTTCAAGCGCTACTACAAGGGTGAGGTCGTTTCCGAGGTCTATACCAAGGTAGGACAGACGGATTACGCTGCCGAAATTGCCCAGATGCGCGCATCGGGTGCCGATGGCATCTTCACCTTCCTTCCCGGCGGCATGGGCATTGCTTTCATGAAGCAGTTCGCGCAATCGGGCGTCAAGGTTCCCGTCATGGGTCCGGGCTTCTCCTTCAGCCAGGATGTTCTGCCCGCCATCGGCGATGCCGCACTCGGCGTCAAGGCGTCTGGCCAGTGGGCACCGGATTTCGATACGGATGTGAGCAAGAAATTCGTTGCCGACTTCCAGAAGGAATATAACCGCCTGCCATCGATCTATGCCGTGCAGGCCTATGATGCGGCGCAATTGATCGTATCAGCCGCTGCCAAGGCCGACGTCAAGAATGCAGATGCCTTCCGCGCCGAACTGCTGAAGGCCGATTTCAAGTCGCCGCGCGGAAACTTCAAGTTCAACACCAACCAGCATCCGATTCAGGATATCTACATCACGGAAGTGGTGAAGAAGGATGGCGTGCTGACCAACAAGACGGTCGAGAAGATTTTCGCAGAACATGGCGATGCCTATGCCAAAGATTGCAAGATCTAAGGCAGCGGCGTGACCCTTGCACTTGCTATCGAACAGTTGCTGAACGGCATCCAGCTCGGCGTCATGTTGTTTCTCATGGCTGCCGGGCTGACGCTGATCTTCGGCGTCATGGGCCTCATCAACCTTGCTCATGGCTCTCTCTACATGGTCGGCGCATTTGCTTGCGCCACCGTCGCCGCCTGGACGGGCTCCTTCTGGCTCGGCCTTGTCGCCAGTCTGATCTGCGCTGCCGCCGCCGGGTCGATTGTCGAATTGACCGTCATCAGGCGGCTCTATGACCGGGATCACCTCGATCAGGTTCTGGCGACCTTCGCGCTCATTCTCATTTTTTCGGAAGGCACCCGCTGGATTTTCGGCTCCTTCCCGCTCTACCTCGATATTCCGCCGCTTCTACAGGGCGTCGTCAACTTGCCGGGAGACGCCAGCTACCCGCTTTATCGGCTGGCCATCATCACCGTCGGTGCGCTTGTGGCGCTTGGTCTTTATCTGCTTATCGGCAAGACGCGGCTTGGCATGCGTATCCGTGCGGGTGAAAGCGACCGCGAGATGATCGGCGCGCTGGGTGTCGATATCCGCACCCTCTACACATTGGTCTTCGCGCTGGGATCGGCCCTTGCTGGGCTGGCCGGTGCGCTTGTCGGCGCCTTGCAATCGGTGCAGGTCGGCATGGGCGAACCGGTGCTCATCCTCGCCTTCGTCGTCATCGTCATCGGCGGCATCGGCTCGATCAAAGGGGCGCTTTATGGCGCGCTTTTGGTTGGCGTCACCGATACGCTGGGACGCCTTCTGCTGCCGCAACTGCTCAGCCTGTTTGTCGATCCGTCGCAGGCAGGCATGATCGGCGGCGCTGCGGCATCCATGCTGATCTATGTCGTCATGGCCATCATTCTGGCTGTCAAACCGCGCGGGCTTTTCCCGCCGGCCCATGCGTGAGGTCCAGGCTCGATGATGTTGCTGACCCGCGAAAATACAGTCAATCTCGTCCTTGCCATCGCTTTGTTGGCGGCACCGCTCGCCGCCAACGCTTTGGGCCAACCCTTTTATATCACGCTTGCAACCCGCATCGCCATTCTGGCGCTGGCAGCGCTTGGTCTCAATCTTGCCTTGG is a window of Agrobacterium vaccinii DNA encoding:
- a CDS encoding FAD-binding oxidoreductase, with protein sequence MASDFLESLKAELGSDVAFGSEIPARFHTDWSGMTPVVPLALVRPRTTEQVSQTLKLCNQYKIPVTPQGGLTGLAGGARPIEGGVALSLDRMNAIEEIDTVMATMTVQAGVPLGVAQKAAEHAGLFLGLDLGARDSCVIGGNLATNAGGNRVIRFGMAREHVLGLEVVLPDGTIVTSLNKMLKNNAGYDLKHMFIGSEGTLGIITRAVLRLQAKPADLASAFCGCPDFSSMLELLKSARQRLGSALTSFEVMWPSFYDFMTGNLPHLRRAFTHPHGIYVLIEAAGHDADDNRASLEELLGEALEAGSVSDAILPSSEREAQSLWAVRESVSEYGKLMGPMTAFDVGVPTSAAGELVDEIEAAVKHRWPDAIGLSYGHIGDSNLHFVCNIPSAGQQQPHKEITELVFNFVATRGGTISAEHGIGLLKKPYLNLSRTPEELAMMATIKRAVDPNNIMNPGKVFDCPPL
- a CDS encoding bifunctional salicylyl-CoA 5-hydroxylase/oxidoreductase; the protein is MRIVCVGGGPAGLYFALLMKKLHPEHQVTVVERNRPYDTFGWGVVFSDQTMASMQVWDKDSADEIQQAFNHWDDIEVLFKGTRQRTTGHGFVGIGRKKLLNILQVRCEALGVELVFETEVQSDLDYPDADLLIVSDGLNSKIRNKYQEIFEPDLVVRPNRYIWLGTNKLFDAFTFDFRKTDHGWFQAHIYKFDENTSTFIIETTEEAYQAHGLGEMDQQQSIDFCQDLFAETLEGSELMTNARHMRGSAWLNFTRLICGKWSHFNGNSHVVLMGDAAHTAHFAIGSGTKLAIDDAIELANQFNKAGHGKDSIPDVLKTYEDIRRVDVARIQNAARNAMEWFEVVGQRYADTLPPEQFMYSMLTRSQRISHENLRLRDKEWLEGYEHWFAQQSGLQVKDNERCLPPMFTPYTLRGTTLANRIVVSPMAMYSATDGLIDDFHMVHLGARAMGGAGLVFAEMTCVSPDARITPGCLGLWNDEQIAGWKRFVDFAHANSAAKVGIQLGHAGRKGATKLAWEGIDQPLETGAWPLFSASAIPYLKHSVVPKAMDRADMDRVKADFVAATKRAAETGADWLELHCAHGYLLSSFLSPLTNLREDEYGGSHENMARYPLEVFAAVRAAWPEDKPISVRLSCHDWAEGGNTPEDAAIYAQMFKDAGADLIDCSSGQVSKEEKPVYGRLFQTPFSDKIRNEIGIPTIAVGAISEADHANSIISAGRADLCAVARPHLADPSWALHEAAKIGLKSVAWPKQYMSAKAQYEANLDRAAAAK
- a CDS encoding SDR family NAD(P)-dependent oxidoreductase, whose amino-acid sequence is MVTQTLAGRHALVTGAGSGIGAAIAMTLAKAGAKVTLAGRRRQPLEDVAAAIGGDCLVLDGFDVTQPDAIAKGMETARATFGPVSILVNNAGEAPSASFEKTTLDMWSHVLSVDLTGVFNVTQATLADLKTHGAGARIINVASTAGLTGYAYVSAYCAAKHGVIGMTRALALELAKKGVTVNAVCPGFTDTPIIQHSLETIMEKTGRSRDHALAEFTKSNPQGRLIQPQEVADTVLWLASPGAGSITGQAIAVAGGEIMVG
- a CDS encoding acyl-CoA thioesterase, giving the protein MPFTHSKPMRFGDCDLTGIAYHPAYLSMLVDVNEAMFASFGVTWKEIMFERKLGLPTVTMNLEFKKPAVYGDVLDFAVHVRSIGRASLDLETIVTVRGDIIWTVRQRIVMTSLTDHKSHPWPDDIRAGLTRYLEPKHDA
- a CDS encoding RidA family protein: MHEIIQPDGWAKPIGYSNGISARGRIVQVGGQIGWDAHCQFHSDDFVDQVRQTLLNIVSVLEAANAKPEHLIQMTWYFTDREAYKSRMREIGAVYREIIGRHFPPMAAVQVVALMEDRAKIEIQSLAVVPD
- a CDS encoding cupin domain-containing protein, coding for MTSKVMPVITRKGQEDTGTGQSGGCVRISGVSPQHTPATKIWFGKVSNDPGYRSYPHHHGEAETGGYVLKGKARIYFGENWQEFLDMEEGDFIFVPPNWPHIEVNMSTTEELVWLTTRTPDNIVVNLPDVDDSVLVGFRRAE
- a CDS encoding fumarylacetoacetate hydrolase family protein, which encodes MKLLRLGALGAEKPALLADDGTLRDLSGIVSDIAGEALDDEALNRIRTIDPASLPVVSADRVGACVGNVGKFICVGLNYADHAKETGKEPPPEPILFMKATTAVVGPNDDVEIPRTSAKTDWEVELGVVIGKRAKYVTEADALSHVAGYCVVNDVSERAFQSERGGQWTKGKSHDTFGPIGPWLVTRDEVADPQNLSLWLDVDGQRRQTGNTSTMIFGVAHLVSYISQFMTLMPGDVIATGTPPGVGMGIKPTPVFLQPGQVMTLGIEGLGEQRQTTIAARV
- a CDS encoding SDR family NAD(P)-dependent oxidoreductase, which produces MSDLKGRLAIVTGGARGQGEAEARLFASKGAAVIIADVLDEEGRALAQALQDDGLEARFIHLDVTDPESWAGVIALATEWKGRIDILVNNAGIINRSTVATTGLEAWERVLKVNLTGAFLGIQAVTDRMAEGGGGSIINISSNSGFSGHYDPAYTASKWGLRGLTRSAAMELVSKNIRVNAVCPGLVVTGLNASSPHLKPMIEMTPMKRSGKPEEIAELVLFLASDASSFMTGEDFVIDGGFTAGAAYRRVAAQTNIFPD